Part of the Gemmatimonadota bacterium genome, GCCCGTCGCGCTCAACGGCCGGACCTTCGCGAGCGCCCTCGAGCTGTTCCTCGAGGCGAACGTGATCGGCGGGCGGCACGGGCTCGGGATGACCGACCAGATCGAGAACCGCATCATCGAGGCGAAGAGCCGCGGGATCTACGAGGCGCCGGGGATGGCGCTGCTGTTCATCGCCTACGAGCGGCTCGTCACCGGCATCCATAACGAGGACACCATCGAGCAGTACCGGCTCAACGGCCGGAAGCTCGGGCGGCTGCTGTATCAGGGGCGCTGGCTCGACAGCCAGGCGCTCATGCTGCGCGAGAGCGCGCAGCGGTGGGTCGCGCGCGCGGTCACGGGCGAGGTCACCCTCGAGCTCCGGCGCGGCAACGACTACTCCATCATGGACACGACGAGCCGCAACCTGACCTACAAGCCGGAGCGGCTGACGATGGAGCGGGGCGAGGCGTTCTTCACGCCGCTCGACCGGATCGGGCAGCTCACGATGCGGAACCTCGACATCATGGACACGCGCGACAAGCTGGTCGAGTACACGCGCACCGGGCTGCTGCGGCAGGCGTCGGAGACGTCCGTGCCGCAGCTCCCGGCCGCGAGCGACTGAACCGACTAGAAGCGGAGCCCGATCCCGAGGCCGAACCAGTTGGCCTTGGGGTCGGAGTTCACGATCGTGTACGAGCCCATGATGTCGAGCTTGCCGAGCCCGATCGAGACGCTCGGCACGATGCCCATCTTCTCGAAGTTGCTGAAGTAGCCGAACTCGAGCCCGGCGTCCACGAGCGGCAGCGAGAGGTGCGGACCGACCGCGATGCCGAGCACCGACTCGTCATCGAGACCGACCGGCGTGCCGAGGATGTCGACCGTCTTGCCCGGCAGCATCGTGTAGGTCAGGGTGCCCATGAGCTTGATCATGCCGAGCGGGATGCCGACGCGGCCGTACGCCCCGTAGCCACCCTTGTAGAGGTCGGCGAGGTCGCCGGTGGGCATGACGGCCTGCGCCCCGACACGGATGTCGAGCACGGGGATCTGCGCGGCAGCGGGAGCGGCGAGCACGGTCGCGAGGCCGAGGGCGAGCGCGAAACGACGGATCATCGGGAATCTCCGGGATGTGGAAAGTCGCCCGGCCACTCGGCCGGGAGTCCTCGTGAGATGACGCCCCGTTCGCGAGGCGGGTCACCGTCGAGGGCGGGGGACGATGACGAAATGCCCCCGAGTCTCATACCCCGTTCGCGCGTTCCGGGGCGCTCGTGCCGCGGTGGTTGCGGGTCGATCGGCGAGCGTCTATATTCCCGTATAGTTATCGACCGTTCCGACGGTCCGTGCGCCCATGTCCTCGCCCTGGAGCCTCAATGGCCCGTTTCCGGAATCTCCCCGTCGATCACGTCATCGATGTCCGCTCGAAGCTCGAGTTCTGGCTCGGCCACCTGCCCGGGGCCGTGAATGTGCCGCTCGATGCGCTCCCGAACGGCCTCGAGGACGTCGACGGGCTCACCACCAAGAGCAGGATCCTCGTCTATTGCGCGAGCGGCATGCGGTCGGCCCAAGCGGCCGCCCTCCTCGGCCGCGCCGGGTACGCCCGGGTCACGGACGGCGGCGGGATCTCCCAGGCCAAGGCGGAGTTCGAGGCGGCCTGAGCCGTCACGGAGTGCGCGCAACCCGTTGAAACGGCGAGGTTTCGGCGTTCTATTTCACCATGCTCTGCGCTGCCTGCAACAAGGAGAGCAATAACCGGCGAGTCTGCCCCTATTGCTTCACGCCGTACCCGCCGGAGGGCGCGCAGTCGCGCCAGTCGACCTCGATGGGCCGCGCCTCGGTCTCGATGTCGGCCAAGTCGGCCAAGTCGGCCAAGTCGGCACCGGGCGTCTCGCTCGGCCCGCTCGAGCCGGTGCGTGACTGGTTCACCAAACAGTCACCGATCGTGAAGTGGAGCTCCGCCGGCATCGTCATCGTCGGACTCATCTGGCTCTTCACCGGCGGTGAGGACCCTGTGCGTCCCGGCCCCGCGACCACCCCAGCCGGTGTCGAAGCGCCGGCGATGTCACGCGAGGAAGCCGTCGCGATCCTCAAGCGGACGCGCGAGAGCGCCCTCGTCGAGGAACAGTCCGACGAGGTGAGCGTCAGCTATCCCGCGGCGACCTTCCCGGTGCAGCCCGAGGGGCAGGTGATGCTCGCGATGCAGTTCGCCCGTGCCGACGAGGTGGTGAACAACCGCAAGCGGCGGATCTTCTTCCATACGCCGAGCGGCCGGATGTTCGCGCAGTCGGATGGGGTGACGGGGCTGACCGTCGTGAAGTGAGCGCGAGGCGTGAGATCAGGCGGATGAAGGCGGGAGGGTGAAGGGTGAAGGGTGAACGACGAAGGCAGCCCCCCGAATCCGGGAGGCTGCCTTCACTTTCATCCTTCACCCTTCCGCCTTCATCGCTGCTCAGGTCACTGGTACTGGATGTACAGCACCTTGGGATTCAGCCGCAGGATCTCCGCGATCGTCGTCCGCGGGTTGTCGTTCCGGCTCTTGTAGAACTGCTTCCAGCCCACGAACTGCACCGGCTCCGCCTTGATGAACGAGCGGAACGTGCTCCGCTTGAGCGTCGGCGAGCCGAAGCCGTCCATGTGCATCACGATCTGCACTTCCGGCCGGAGCGTGATGTTCCGGTAGTTCGTCACGCCACGGCGCGTGAACCGGTGCACCACCAGCACCTTCGGCGGGATCTTGTGGTTCTGCACGAGCCCCTGCAGGAACTCCGTCGCGTAGTTCACGTCGGCCGCGTCGAAGGTGCCGATCCGCTGGCCGGGGAGCCCGCCGTTCTTCATCGAGAACTCGGGGTCGATGCCCAGATGGAAGTTCGGCCGCGCGAGGAAGCTCGCGAGCCGCGGCAACTCCGCCTGCAGCGTCGAGAGCCCCACTTGCACGTCGAGGAACACGAGCGCGTTCCGCGTGGCGGCCCAGGTCGCCACGCGCTCGATCAGCGAGTCCGTCATGCGGAGACGGTACTTCCCGTCGCGGCCCGCCGAGCCCTGCGCGACCACCGCGATGAGGTGAAGCGCCGGCTGGACCGGCGTCGACGGGTCCGCCTTCTCCCACGCCTCCACCTCGGCGTCGAGCATCTTCAGCATCTGGTCCGACGGATACTCGCCGAGCACGCCCATCCGCTGGCTCAGCGGGTTCCCGTAGTAGGCGATGATCCGCTTCTCGGGGAGGATCGCGCCCGGGAGCGGCTCCGGTCCCTGCACGGGCCAGAGCGCATCGAGCGCCGAATCGCGCGAGGCGAGAGTGCGCTCCTCGGCGGTGCGCGCCGGCCGGCCGGCGGAGTCGCGACGGGCGGTGCTGTCGCGGCGGGGGCGGAGCGTGTCCTGCGCCGGCCGGGCGATGGTCGTGGCGCGGAAGGGACGGGCAGGGGAGGCCTGTCGCACCACGAGCGGAGCGACGAGAAGGGAGGCGGTGATGGCGAGCGCGAGACGCACGTGGGGGGAGCTACAGGGGGAATGCGCCCGCGCCTACACGGCGCGGGCGACCGGCAATCTAGTCAGCGAGAAGGGACGACCGTGATGCGCCGGTCGGCACGGATCACGTACTGGCCGGCGACGTCCACCTCGAGTTGGACGAGGTAGTCCCCCGGCGTCAGCGTCGAGATGTCGAGCTGCACCGCGCGCGGTGACGTCTTCGCCCCCCGGACCGACTGGTCGTTGATCGTCACGCTCACCGGCGATGTCCCCCGCGCCAGCCGCAGCGCACGCGCCGCTCGGGTCATCCGGCCCGGCTCCTCGTCGTTGTCGGGCGCGACGACGAGCGAGATCGTCATCCGCTCGCCGGCCGGATTGGTGTTGTACGCCTCCCAGTAGACGCCCAGCGGCTGGTCTGCCCGCACCTTCTGCGTCGAGAGCATGTGCGGGAGCACCTCCTCCACGCTCGCCGGGAACCCCTCGTACGGCGTGTAGAACAGCAGGTCGGAGAGCGAGACGCGCGCGCCGATGGCGAACGGCGGCCGTATGCCGTACCGCGCCCGCACCAGCGTCGACGCCGAGTCCGCGGCGATCTCGGCGCTCATGAGGAGCGGGCCCCAGGGCGCCCGCACGGTGATCGTGCCCTTGGGTGGCGCGTTCCGCACGCGCGTCCCGGTCCCGCTGGGCGTCGTCCCCGGCGTCACCACGAGGGCCGCCTCGAGGTTCGCGCCGTTCATGCCCCGGACCTTGGTCACGTCGTAGGCGAGCACGATGATCGCGGTGTCGCCCCGACGGAACAGCCCCTGCTGGTGCTCCAACATGAGCAGGCGCGAGGCATAGATCGGGTGGTATCGCGCGACCACCGGCGGCAGCTGCACCGCCCAGTCGAGCGAGTCGGAG contains:
- a CDS encoding rhodanese-like domain-containing protein, whose amino-acid sequence is MARFRNLPVDHVIDVRSKLEFWLGHLPGAVNVPLDALPNGLEDVDGLTTKSRILVYCASGMRSAQAAALLGRAGYARVTDGGGISQAKAEFEAA